The proteins below are encoded in one region of Methanoculleus taiwanensis:
- a CDS encoding ATP-binding protein, with protein sequence MTLSARLTVPADLENLSVIAGFLEETLEEAGCSAETLFAVQLAVDEACSNTILYGYPGGERGAITITCEVDADEVRVMLADDGRPFNPLNAREPDLTAGLEERKIGGLGVHFIKSVMDSVTYAYSEEKNVLLLVKRESTPGR encoded by the coding sequence ATGACGCTCTCCGCACGGCTCACCGTCCCGGCAGACCTCGAGAACCTCTCGGTGATCGCCGGGTTCCTCGAAGAGACCCTGGAGGAGGCGGGGTGCTCCGCCGAGACGCTCTTTGCCGTGCAGCTCGCGGTCGACGAGGCCTGCAGCAACACGATTCTGTACGGTTACCCCGGAGGAGAGAGGGGAGCAATCACGATCACCTGCGAAGTAGATGCGGATGAGGTCAGGGTAATGCTCGCCGATGACGGGCGGCCGTTCAACCCGCTCAACGCCCGCGAACCCGACCTGACCGCCGGACTTGAGGAGCGGAAGATCGGCGGACTCGGCGTTCACTTCATCAAAAGCGTCATGGACAGCGTCACGTACGCATATTCGGAAGAAAAGAACGTACTTCTGCTCGTAAAACGGGAGTCCACGCCGGGCAGGTGA
- a CDS encoding nucleoside 2-deoxyribosyltransferase: protein MYVLVSPCILNPACRARGITTEEDKQWFSRALERCRKFGIEVVALPCPESIYLGTDRSPGSYLDRLATPAFEALLDDLAEQVRKIVHERGEPLCIVGVDSSPACGVTATYYSSEKQPGRGAFLARFSDIRAFDVKTFARHRIYLAGPLFTEAELAYNLVLYDLLTRHLFDVYLPQEVGDNSSCRDREEHRAIFDRHVRALREADIVVAVCDGADADSGTAWEMGYAYALGKPVIVLRTDFRMAGRHECVNLMLEESAVVVLKKEDLPVALDSPLA from the coding sequence ATGTACGTGCTTGTCAGCCCCTGTATTCTAAACCCGGCCTGCCGTGCCCGGGGCATCACGACCGAAGAGGATAAGCAGTGGTTTTCACGCGCTCTTGAGCGGTGCAGGAAGTTCGGTATCGAGGTCGTCGCCCTTCCCTGCCCGGAGTCGATCTACCTCGGTACCGATCGCTCCCCGGGGTCGTACCTCGATCGCCTCGCGACACCGGCGTTCGAGGCGCTCCTGGACGACCTTGCAGAACAGGTCAGGAAAATCGTCCACGAGCGGGGAGAACCGCTCTGCATCGTCGGTGTGGACTCGTCGCCGGCCTGCGGGGTGACCGCCACCTACTACTCATCGGAAAAACAGCCTGGACGCGGTGCGTTTCTGGCACGGTTTTCCGATATCCGTGCATTTGACGTGAAGACCTTCGCCCGCCACCGGATCTACCTCGCAGGCCCGCTCTTCACCGAAGCCGAGCTGGCCTACAACCTGGTGCTCTACGATCTCCTCACCCGGCACCTCTTCGACGTCTACCTCCCGCAGGAGGTTGGCGATAACAGCTCCTGCCGGGACAGGGAAGAGCACCGCGCCATCTTCGACCGGCATGTCCGGGCGCTCCGAGAGGCCGACATCGTCGTCGCGGTCTGTGACGGTGCTGATGCGGATTCCGGAACAGCCTGGGAGATGGGATACGCCTATGCGCTCGGAAAACCGGTAATCGTCCTTCGAACCGACTTCCGGATGGCAGGGCGGCACGAATGCGTGAACCTGATGCTGGAGGAGTCGGCGGTAGTGGTGCTGAAAAAAGAGGATCTTCCGGTGGCTCTGGACTCGCCCCTCGCCTAG
- a CDS encoding PAS domain S-box protein, whose protein sequence is MISVLHVDDEPALLDITRLFLERNKEITVDVSTSAREALDLLTTRRFDVIVSDYEMPLMNGIEFLKQLKAQGNDTPFIIFTGRGREHVIIEALNNGASFYLQKGGDPKSQFAELKHMIEQAVERKRVDEALKASEERYRAVVESQTELICRFHPDGTLVFANDAFCRYYGREKCTGLIGRRFFPKIPDEEQELIKRHFASLTLDSPVGTIEHRVLMPDGTTRWQQWSDRALFDEEGQIIEFQSVGRDVTDRKFAEEALKESETKFKVLAEKSLVGVYIIRNGVFTYVNPRFARIFGYRVDEMVGRIGFDELTLPDDLPIVREKIRKISGEQDYPHFEFRGVRKDGEAITLEVYGSETAIQGTQRIIGTLLDISDRKKMEVSLKEKVNYVQALMDTIPAPVFYRNTDGVYQDCNRAFEELVGLQKEAIIGKTIWDFFPKFYADHYKYKDDLIVAHPHVQRYEFELQNTRGEKYDVLFSKTALFRADGSVAGIVGVIMDISDRKKMEVSLKEKVNYVQALMDTIPAPVFYRDTDGVYQDCNRAFEELVGLPKEEILGKTIHYFFPKEYADIYKEKDNLIISHPHIQRYEFAITDARGAVHDVLFSKTALFRADGGVGGIVGAILDISDRKKMEVSLKEKVNYVQALMDTIPAPVFYRNTDGVYQDCNRAFEELVGLQKEAIIGKTIWDFFPKFYADHYKYKDDLIVAHPHVQRYEFELQNTRGEKYDVLFSKTALFRADGSVAGIVGVIMDISDRKKMEKALRESEEKFRTLADFTYDWESWLGPEGNYLYVSPSCERITGYTAEAFLADPHLTEKITFPGDRAMVAHHYNEIWKTSDGVHHLDFRIVTPCGETRWISHYCQPVYREDGSWLGRRENKRDITHRKIVEEALQQANRKLNLLSSVTRHDVLNQLTALAGYLELSKDYVADPFFFEMIEKAELAAGTIRHQITFTKDYQDIGVHTPTWQNLNRVVEQTAAIRSAGAEVSIAADYVGLEIYADPLLQKVFSNLLDNAARHAGTISRITFSCSESEEGLTLFCEDDGVGVPDAEKSTIFERGRGRNTGYGLFLAQEILSITGLSIRETGVPGEGARFEIHVPRGAYRFTA, encoded by the coding sequence ATGATTTCAGTACTGCATGTTGACGACGAGCCCGCACTCCTCGATATAACCCGGCTTTTCCTCGAGAGAAATAAAGAGATTACCGTTGACGTAAGCACATCCGCCAGAGAAGCGCTCGATTTGCTCACGACCCGCAGGTTCGACGTCATCGTGTCCGATTATGAGATGCCCCTGATGAACGGAATAGAGTTCTTAAAGCAACTCAAAGCACAGGGCAACGACACCCCGTTCATCATCTTCACCGGAAGAGGGCGGGAGCACGTCATCATCGAAGCGCTTAACAACGGTGCGTCGTTCTACCTCCAGAAGGGCGGCGATCCGAAGTCCCAGTTCGCCGAACTGAAGCACATGATCGAGCAGGCCGTCGAACGGAAGAGAGTGGACGAGGCGCTCAAGGCGAGCGAAGAGCGCTACCGCGCCGTCGTCGAGAGCCAGACCGAACTCATCTGCAGGTTCCACCCCGACGGAACCCTCGTCTTTGCAAACGACGCCTTCTGTCGCTACTACGGCAGGGAGAAGTGCACCGGGCTGATTGGCAGACGGTTCTTCCCGAAGATCCCCGACGAGGAGCAGGAACTCATCAAGCGGCATTTCGCGTCCCTGACGCTCGATTCTCCGGTCGGGACCATCGAGCACCGGGTTCTTATGCCGGACGGCACGACACGGTGGCAGCAGTGGAGCGACCGGGCGCTCTTCGACGAAGAAGGGCAGATTATCGAGTTCCAATCAGTGGGACGAGATGTCACCGATCGGAAGTTCGCCGAAGAAGCTCTGAAGGAGTCGGAGACGAAGTTCAAGGTTCTCGCCGAAAAGTCACTCGTCGGCGTGTATATCATCAGGAACGGCGTCTTCACCTACGTCAACCCCCGATTTGCCCGTATCTTTGGTTACCGGGTCGACGAGATGGTAGGGAGAATCGGGTTCGACGAACTGACCCTCCCGGACGATCTTCCCATCGTCCGGGAGAAGATACGGAAGATCTCCGGCGAGCAGGATTATCCGCACTTCGAGTTCCGGGGAGTCCGGAAAGACGGCGAGGCGATCACCCTCGAGGTCTACGGATCGGAGACCGCTATCCAGGGGACCCAGAGGATCATCGGGACACTCCTCGACATCTCCGACCGGAAGAAGATGGAGGTCTCCTTAAAGGAGAAGGTCAACTACGTCCAGGCGCTGATGGACACCATTCCGGCGCCGGTCTTCTACCGCAACACCGACGGCGTCTACCAGGACTGCAACCGCGCCTTCGAGGAACTCGTCGGCCTTCAGAAAGAGGCGATCATCGGCAAGACCATCTGGGACTTCTTCCCGAAGTTCTACGCCGACCACTACAAGTACAAGGACGACCTGATCGTCGCGCACCCCCACGTCCAGCGCTACGAGTTCGAACTCCAGAACACCCGGGGCGAGAAATACGACGTCCTCTTCTCAAAGACCGCTCTCTTCCGGGCGGACGGGAGCGTCGCCGGGATCGTCGGCGTCATCATGGACATCTCCGACCGGAAGAAGATGGAGGTCTCCTTAAAGGAGAAGGTCAACTACGTCCAGGCGCTGATGGACACCATTCCGGCGCCGGTCTTCTACCGCGACACCGACGGCGTCTACCAGGACTGCAACCGCGCCTTCGAGGAACTCGTCGGCCTTCCGAAGGAGGAGATCCTCGGCAAAACAATCCACTACTTCTTCCCGAAGGAGTATGCCGACATCTACAAAGAGAAGGACAATCTCATCATCAGCCATCCGCATATCCAACGCTACGAGTTCGCCATCACCGATGCCCGGGGAGCCGTTCACGACGTTCTCTTCTCAAAGACCGCTCTCTTCAGGGCGGACGGGGGCGTCGGCGGTATCGTCGGTGCGATCCTCGACATCTCCGACCGGAAGAAGATGGAGGTCTCCTTAAAGGAGAAGGTCAACTACGTCCAGGCGCTGATGGACACCATTCCGGCGCCGGTCTTCTACCGCAACACCGACGGCGTCTACCAGGACTGCAACCGCGCCTTCGAGGAACTCGTCGGCCTTCAGAAAGAGGCGATCATCGGCAAGACCATCTGGGACTTCTTCCCGAAGTTCTACGCCGACCACTACAAGTACAAGGACGACCTGATCGTCGCGCACCCCCACGTCCAGCGCTACGAGTTCGAACTCCAGAACACCCGGGGCGAGAAATATGACGTCCTCTTCTCAAAGACCGCCCTCTTCCGGGCGGACGGGAGCGTCGCCGGGATCGTCGGCGTCATCATGGATATCTCCGACCGGAAGAAGATGGAGAAGGCTCTCCGGGAGAGCGAAGAGAAGTTCCGGACGCTGGCCGACTTCACTTACGACTGGGAATCCTGGCTCGGGCCTGAAGGAAACTACCTCTACGTCTCGCCGTCTTGCGAGCGGATCACCGGGTACACCGCAGAAGCATTCCTCGCCGATCCCCACCTGACCGAGAAGATCACCTTCCCCGGAGACCGGGCGATGGTGGCGCACCACTACAACGAGATCTGGAAGACGAGTGACGGAGTGCACCATCTGGACTTCCGGATCGTTACGCCGTGCGGCGAGACCCGCTGGATAAGCCACTACTGCCAGCCGGTCTACCGCGAGGACGGGAGCTGGCTCGGCCGCCGTGAGAACAAGCGGGACATCACCCACCGGAAGATCGTGGAAGAAGCGCTCCAGCAGGCTAACCGGAAATTAAACCTCCTCTCGAGCGTCACCCGCCACGACGTCCTCAACCAGCTCACCGCGCTTGCCGGATACCTCGAGCTTTCGAAGGATTACGTCGCCGATCCGTTCTTCTTCGAGATGATCGAGAAGGCGGAGCTTGCTGCGGGCACCATCAGGCACCAGATCACCTTCACCAAGGATTACCAGGACATCGGTGTCCACACTCCGACATGGCAGAACCTGAACAGAGTGGTGGAGCAGACGGCAGCGATCCGGAGCGCCGGTGCCGAGGTTTCGATCGCGGCTGATTATGTCGGTCTCGAGATCTACGCCGACCCGCTCCTCCAGAAGGTCTTCTCAAATCTCCTCGATAACGCGGCGAGGCATGCCGGCACCATCAGCAGGATCACGTTCTCGTGCTCGGAATCGGAAGAGGGTCTAACGCTCTTCTGCGAGGATGACGGGGTAGGGGTTCCCGATGCGGAGAAGAGCACGATCTTCGAGCGGGGCAGGGGACGAAACACCGGATACGGCCTTTTCCTCGCGCAGGAGATCCTCTCCATCACCGGGCTTTCCATCCGGGAGACAGGAGTGCCCGGAGAGGGAGCCCGATTCGAGATCCACGTCCCGCGGGGGGCGTACCGGTTCACTGCGTGA
- a CDS encoding sensor histidine kinase has translation MTDPTLPFDPAEALARLTVPLLVLDGAGRPVYTNPALNLLFPEDRDEAVRALSEGDLREGYRTAAWRGRAGDLRSFAVESRLLPVTRDGQGEHILLTVTETGPAAVVEEELHSCNRRIGVINRIMRASASPVASGEVLQTVLQQTVELMDFDAGAVYLVDPRFKRADLKAFFGLYDLYFPDVLTVDICTPHYREVFLEGRPCYAEKYLNVSHESGELGVFSLAGIPVTVGGRVIGSIHIASSSFHRFTDLEKSTLEAIGEEVGGVISRAMLQERLEAASREANLYLDLMTHDINNANAVALGYTEVLEELAGDAEREYVRRVRVGIEQSSAIIAGVSRLRSLRDPEARLRPVNLDAAIRTAIGHYPGAHVRYTGTAVTVWADDLLPEVFGNLIGNALKFGGTDVAITIGVEERDGEVTVVVGDTGPGIPDALKDAVFNRFQRGESREPGSGLGLYISRMLVERYDGDIRAENRVPGDTGAGTAILVRLKPAPV, from the coding sequence ATGACCGATCCGACACTGCCGTTCGACCCTGCGGAAGCTCTCGCGAGACTCACCGTTCCTTTGCTGGTTCTTGACGGAGCCGGCCGGCCGGTCTATACAAACCCCGCCCTGAATCTGCTCTTTCCGGAGGATAGGGACGAGGCGGTCAGGGCACTCTCCGAAGGCGATCTCCGGGAGGGGTATCGTACCGCTGCCTGGAGAGGTAGAGCGGGAGACCTGCGCAGCTTCGCGGTCGAGAGTCGTCTTCTCCCCGTGACCAGGGACGGGCAGGGGGAGCACATCCTTCTTACCGTTACGGAAACAGGCCCCGCTGCCGTGGTGGAGGAGGAACTCCACTCCTGCAACCGGCGGATCGGTGTTATCAACCGGATCATGCGTGCGAGCGCCTCGCCGGTGGCGTCGGGGGAGGTCCTGCAGACGGTGCTGCAGCAGACCGTCGAGCTGATGGACTTCGATGCGGGCGCTGTATACCTTGTGGATCCGCGGTTCAAGCGTGCGGATCTGAAGGCATTCTTCGGTCTTTACGACCTCTACTTCCCCGATGTGCTCACGGTCGATATCTGCACCCCCCACTACCGCGAGGTCTTCCTCGAAGGGCGGCCCTGCTACGCCGAGAAGTACCTCAACGTCTCCCACGAGTCCGGCGAACTCGGGGTCTTCTCGCTCGCGGGCATTCCGGTCACCGTCGGCGGGCGGGTGATCGGGTCGATCCATATTGCAAGCAGCAGTTTCCACCGGTTCACCGACCTTGAAAAGAGCACGCTCGAAGCGATCGGCGAGGAGGTTGGCGGTGTGATCTCTCGTGCCATGCTCCAGGAACGGCTGGAAGCGGCATCCCGGGAGGCGAACCTCTACCTCGACCTCATGACCCACGATATCAATAACGCCAATGCCGTTGCCCTCGGGTATACGGAGGTGCTCGAGGAGCTCGCCGGCGATGCGGAGCGGGAGTATGTCCGGCGCGTTCGTGTGGGGATTGAACAGAGCTCGGCTATCATCGCCGGAGTCAGCCGGCTCCGCTCCCTCCGTGACCCGGAGGCCAGGCTCCGGCCGGTGAACCTCGATGCCGCGATACGAACCGCGATCGGTCACTATCCCGGTGCGCATGTCCGGTATACGGGCACGGCAGTGACTGTCTGGGCGGACGATCTCCTTCCGGAGGTCTTTGGAAACCTCATCGGAAACGCCCTCAAGTTCGGCGGGACAGACGTCGCTATCACCATCGGTGTTGAGGAGCGGGACGGCGAGGTCACCGTCGTTGTCGGGGATACCGGCCCCGGTATCCCCGATGCCCTGAAAGACGCGGTCTTCAATCGCTTCCAGCGGGGCGAGAGCAGGGAGCCGGGCAGCGGCCTGGGCCTCTACATCAGCAGAATGCTCGTGGAGCGCTACGACGGGGATATACGGGCGGAGAACAGGGTTCCGGGCGACACGGGGGCAGGTACCGCAATTCTGGTGCGGCTGAAACCTGCGCCTGTATGA
- a CDS encoding PP2C family protein-serine/threonine phosphatase, producing MASALTELSFILLQMICVIVVVAYLITRSGAFTEILDKTFTWKNQAILILVFGAISIYGTESGVAIMGAVINVRDLGPMVGGLAAGPIVGLGAGLIGAAYRATLGGFTVVPCVIATILAGIFGGTIYLLNNRNFIGAQGAVLFAVGMEALHMGLVLVICRPFEQAWSIVGQVAFPMILANAAGVFIFAFIIGNLITERQTKAERDAYFSELERKRAELQIAHDIQMSFLPEKLPRVPAYDLAAMSLPAKEVGGDFYDAIPLPDGRLGIVMADVSGKGVPAALFMALSRTVVRAHARHSGAKDAIQDANILIAEDSKSGMFVTLFYGVVDAARLTMTYVNAGHNPPLLFRDGEPRELKATGIILGVMEDAEYEEQTVDLRAGDLLLLYTDGVTEAIDPDDKQFGEERLIATVQECRHLPSSEIVERIQQAVFAFCGREPQFDDLTLMVLKVSGP from the coding sequence ATGGCATCGGCACTCACCGAGCTCTCCTTCATCCTCCTCCAGATGATCTGCGTCATCGTGGTGGTCGCCTACCTGATCACCAGGAGCGGGGCATTCACCGAGATCCTCGACAAGACCTTCACCTGGAAGAATCAAGCGATTCTTATCCTTGTTTTCGGCGCCATCTCGATATACGGGACTGAGAGCGGTGTTGCGATCATGGGCGCCGTCATCAACGTCCGCGACCTCGGTCCGATGGTCGGCGGGCTCGCCGCCGGGCCAATCGTCGGTCTCGGCGCCGGCCTTATCGGGGCTGCGTATCGCGCAACACTTGGTGGATTTACGGTCGTCCCCTGCGTAATTGCCACAATTCTCGCCGGAATCTTCGGCGGCACGATATATCTCCTGAATAATCGCAATTTTATCGGAGCACAGGGTGCCGTCCTCTTTGCCGTGGGGATGGAAGCACTCCACATGGGGCTTGTCCTCGTCATCTGCCGGCCATTCGAACAGGCTTGGAGTATCGTCGGGCAGGTAGCCTTCCCGATGATCCTCGCCAACGCCGCCGGAGTCTTCATCTTCGCCTTCATCATCGGCAACCTGATCACCGAACGGCAGACGAAGGCGGAACGGGATGCGTACTTCTCCGAGCTCGAGCGGAAGCGCGCCGAGCTGCAGATCGCCCACGATATCCAGATGAGTTTTCTGCCCGAGAAACTCCCCCGCGTACCCGCGTACGACCTTGCCGCAATGAGCCTTCCGGCAAAAGAGGTCGGCGGAGACTTCTACGATGCCATCCCGCTCCCCGACGGGCGGCTCGGGATTGTTATGGCGGACGTCTCAGGGAAGGGTGTCCCCGCCGCCCTCTTCATGGCGCTCTCGCGGACGGTCGTGCGTGCCCACGCCCGGCACAGCGGGGCAAAGGACGCCATTCAGGATGCGAATATCCTCATCGCGGAGGATTCAAAGTCAGGGATGTTCGTCACGCTCTTCTACGGGGTCGTCGACGCGGCACGGCTGACGATGACCTACGTCAACGCCGGACACAACCCCCCCCTGCTCTTCCGGGACGGTGAACCCCGGGAATTGAAAGCGACCGGGATCATCCTCGGGGTTATGGAGGACGCCGAGTACGAGGAGCAGACGGTCGATCTTCGAGCCGGGGATCTGCTGCTCCTCTACACCGACGGCGTAACCGAGGCTATAGACCCGGACGATAAGCAGTTCGGGGAAGAACGGCTGATCGCCACCGTGCAGGAGTGCCGGCACCTCCCTTCAAGCGAGATCGTCGAACGGATACAACAGGCGGTTTTCGCCTTCTGCGGACGCGAACCGCAGTTCGACGACCTGACGCTGATGGTGCTGAAGGTGAGCGGCCCATGA
- a CDS encoding uracil-xanthine permease family protein — translation MSQKPQNLVYGVEDPLPLPTALLLGLQHVFVMATAFIFPVVIVRSFGGTAEQAVFMVTMSILAGGVGTILQALRKGGMGSGYLCPAVCGPSYLSASLLAAQTGGLSLVYGMTAVAGLFEVFFSRLMHRLRVLFPAEVIGVVVALVGIAVIPVAVPNFLGIAPGDSVTEALELLVAGVTLGTMVAISVWSRGKIRLYSVLIGIAFGYILAAATGILDGAAIARILDAPLLAFPDLSHLGWSFDAALLIPFIIAVLCSSLKSIGDLTTCQKINDADWRRPDMRNIGSGILADGSSALFSGLVGGMGQSTSSSNVGLSVGTGATSRAIAFAAGALLIALTFFPKLASVFVIMPSPVMGAGLVFVAAFMIVNGLQIIMSRMMDTRKTFVIGFAFIFGLSVDIFPEFFIALPTSVQPVFSSSLALGTATALILNLIFRIGIARRKTLRLEPGTDFSDTVFSFFEAMGGTWGARKEVIQRAESAVNELMEAIVFLGLTRETVRAEITFEEDSLDIDVRYPGKPLDLSPGGAPTDTDLLEDENALARLSAFLIRKYADVVTTDVRDGECRIRLHFDH, via the coding sequence GTGTCACAGAAACCACAGAACCTCGTTTACGGAGTTGAAGACCCGCTCCCGCTTCCGACCGCACTGCTGCTCGGGCTCCAGCACGTCTTCGTGATGGCCACGGCGTTCATCTTTCCAGTCGTCATCGTCAGGAGCTTTGGCGGGACGGCAGAGCAGGCCGTTTTCATGGTCACCATGTCCATCCTCGCGGGCGGTGTCGGGACGATCCTCCAGGCGCTCCGAAAAGGAGGCATGGGTTCGGGGTATCTCTGCCCGGCGGTCTGCGGGCCGTCGTATCTCTCCGCATCACTCCTTGCGGCGCAGACCGGGGGGCTCTCGCTCGTCTACGGCATGACGGCAGTCGCCGGTCTCTTCGAGGTCTTTTTCTCCCGGCTCATGCATCGCCTGCGCGTCCTGTTCCCCGCCGAGGTCATCGGAGTCGTCGTCGCCCTCGTCGGGATCGCCGTCATCCCGGTAGCAGTCCCGAACTTCCTCGGGATAGCACCGGGAGATAGCGTAACCGAGGCACTCGAACTGCTCGTCGCGGGAGTCACCCTCGGAACGATGGTCGCGATAAGCGTCTGGAGCAGGGGAAAAATCCGTCTCTACTCGGTTCTTATCGGTATCGCCTTCGGGTATATCCTCGCTGCCGCGACCGGCATCCTCGATGGGGCAGCGATCGCGAGGATCCTCGACGCACCCCTGCTCGCATTCCCCGACCTCAGCCACCTCGGGTGGTCGTTCGATGCAGCCCTGCTCATCCCCTTCATCATCGCCGTCCTCTGCTCGTCCTTAAAGTCTATAGGCGATCTGACGACCTGCCAGAAGATCAACGACGCCGACTGGAGACGGCCGGACATGCGGAACATCGGCAGCGGTATCCTCGCGGACGGCTCTTCAGCGCTCTTTTCCGGGCTTGTCGGTGGGATGGGGCAGTCAACCTCCTCGAGCAACGTCGGCCTCTCAGTCGGCACCGGTGCCACAAGCAGGGCAATCGCCTTTGCCGCAGGCGCTCTCCTCATCGCACTGACGTTCTTCCCGAAACTGGCATCGGTCTTCGTCATCATGCCGAGCCCCGTCATGGGAGCGGGACTTGTCTTTGTCGCCGCATTTATGATCGTCAACGGGCTGCAGATCATCATGTCCCGGATGATGGATACGCGAAAGACCTTTGTTATCGGGTTCGCGTTCATCTTCGGCCTCTCGGTCGACATCTTCCCGGAGTTCTTCATTGCTCTTCCCACATCGGTGCAACCCGTCTTCAGTTCGTCGCTCGCCCTCGGAACCGCCACAGCGCTCATTCTCAATCTCATCTTCCGGATCGGGATCGCCCGGCGAAAGACACTGCGCCTCGAACCCGGAACCGACTTCTCCGATACTGTCTTTTCGTTCTTCGAGGCAATGGGAGGCACCTGGGGCGCTCGCAAAGAGGTGATCCAGCGCGCTGAATCGGCGGTAAACGAACTCATGGAAGCAATCGTCTTCCTGGGTCTGACCCGGGAGACAGTCCGGGCCGAGATCACATTCGAGGAGGATTCACTCGATATCGATGTCAGGTACCCGGGAAAACCGCTTGACCTTTCACCGGGAGGAGCTCCCACCGATACCGATCTTCTCGAAGACGAAAACGCCCTTGCCAGGCTCTCTGCGTTCCTGATACGGAAGTACGCGGATGTGGTCACCACGGACGTCCGGGACGGAGAGTGCCGGATCAGGCTGCACTTCGACCACTGA
- a CDS encoding DUF367 family protein produces MIPLYAYRDNTCDPRKCTMKKLASRGLVKIVTRLPDIPRTTLLLDPTAEQAVSPADRALPSVTALDCSWEVLDTGAVSRWRNRRALPFLVAANPVNFGRPFRLTSVEAMAAVLVILGEQEQAVRILEPFRWGLRFLEVNHDPLEEYAAARNSSEVVAIQALYMGD; encoded by the coding sequence ATGATACCGCTCTACGCCTACCGCGACAACACCTGCGATCCCCGGAAGTGCACCATGAAAAAGCTGGCGAGCCGCGGCCTTGTCAAAATCGTGACCCGCCTGCCGGATATCCCCCGCACGACGCTGCTCCTCGACCCGACAGCGGAGCAGGCGGTCTCACCGGCTGACCGGGCGCTCCCCTCCGTCACGGCGCTCGACTGCTCGTGGGAGGTCCTCGATACCGGAGCCGTGAGCAGATGGCGGAACCGGCGGGCACTCCCGTTCCTCGTCGCCGCCAATCCCGTCAACTTCGGCCGGCCGTTCCGGCTCACCTCAGTAGAGGCGATGGCGGCAGTGCTCGTTATCCTCGGTGAACAGGAGCAGGCGGTACGGATCCTCGAACCGTTCCGGTGGGGGCTCCGATTCCTCGAGGTGAACCACGACCCGCTCGAGGAGTACGCAGCGGCACGCAACAGCAGCGAGGTCGTGGCGATCCAGGCACTCTATATGGGCGACTGA
- a CDS encoding STAS domain-containing protein, translating into MSGNLEITERHEGEVAIVSLKGRLDAASSQDAEQRMNGLIDAGSRAILVNLSGLDYISSSGLRVLLASLKRLKKTGGNLHLAEPKPAVRDVFTMAGFHRIFTIHDDEASALNSFSAEF; encoded by the coding sequence ATGAGCGGGAATCTGGAGATCACCGAACGGCACGAGGGGGAAGTGGCGATCGTCTCCCTGAAAGGGAGGCTTGACGCCGCATCGAGCCAGGATGCCGAACAGCGGATGAACGGGCTGATCGACGCGGGCAGCAGAGCGATCCTGGTCAACCTCTCGGGTCTCGACTATATCAGCAGTTCCGGTCTGCGTGTGCTGCTTGCCTCATTAAAGCGGCTGAAGAAGACCGGCGGGAACCTCCACCTCGCGGAGCCGAAACCTGCGGTCAGAGATGTCTTCACCATGGCAGGTTTTCACCGGATCTTCACCATCCACGACGACGAAGCATCGGCACTGAACAGCTTTAGCGCGGAATTCTGA